CCCTCCGCTCTGTGCAGTAGCTTCACGGAGGCAGCTCTCATGCTCCCGGCACCCTCTTGACACTCACATTCTCGGAGGCCCCTAGGTCCCCAAGTGGGGACCCTTTGATGGAGCTCTCTGCTGACCCCGTCACAAAGGGCCTGGGTAAGCAGGGAAGCTGGGAACACCACACACACCCAGACTTCTCGGACGTGGACAGAAGGACAAGTGTTCCCTCAGGGCtgggattttgttttctctgtttcctcctcagaGGAAATTCCACTGcgaattttatttttagcagtttGCAAGCAATGAGACCGCTCACACAGGGGCCTTCTGTGGCACCAGACAAGCACAGGCTTGGCTCAGGACAGATGCCCCGTTCCTCCTCTGCgaccccagccccttccctctccagtcCCCTCGGTCCCTGGACTTCAGATGAGGCTACCCTTTAGTCAAGGTGAGGACTCCTGGTGGGGAGGAAGGACCCTGGACGTAGATTCCAGGCCCCTGGCCTCTGCCACAGCCTTGCCCCAAACTTGCATCCTGCAAGTCACCGGCCATCTCAGCTTCAGCTTCCTCGCCTACACGAGAGGCAGAACCTCCAGTGGGAAAATAGGGTTTTACAGAATTAGTTATTAAGAGTTTgagatgtgaggattaaatgagacgcGTGTATGCGACAGCcattagcaaaaggaaaaagatgtcCCAAGGGCACTGCTTAATCCACAGGAATAATTTTGCTAATAATAGTACTTCTACTAATCATgggtaacatttactgagcaccgcGTCAGGCAGAATGATGCTCCCCAAAGATGCCCACGTGTTAATCCCCGGGACCTGTGCATATGTTACCTCACATGGCTCTGttagtctgctcgggctgccGTAActaagtaccacagactgggtggtgtGAACAACAGAGatctgttttctcacagttctggaggcaagaagttCTAGacagagttggtttcttctgaggcctctctccttggcttgtggataccctcttcccccagcatcttcccatcatcttccctctggatgtctgtgtcctaattttctcttcttctaaggacaccagtcatattggagtagggctcaccctaatgacctccttttaacttaattacctcttttaaagactctgtctccaaatacagtcatgttCATGGGAGCTAGGACTTCCCTATATGAATTCAGGGTGGGGAGACACTACTCAGCCCATAAcaatggcaaaagggactttgcagatgtgattaaattaaggatcttgtgGTGGGGAGATGACCCTGGCTTATTTGGTGAGCCTGTTGTTATCACAAGGGCCCCCAAAAGAGGGAGACAAGAGAATCAGAATCAGAGCGAGATCGGAAGATGCTGTGCTGCTAGCTTTTAATATGGAGGGAGGGACCCTGAGCCAAGGAGTGCAGGTGGCTTTCAGAAGctggaaaaacaagaaaacatgcTCACCTTGGACCTCCAGAAGGGGCACAATCCTGCTCACTTTtaggacttctgatctccaggtCTGTAAGataatattgggctggccaaaaagttcgttcgggttttcccatGACATGAAAAAccagaacgaactttttggccaacccaaaaaATGTGGgttggctttttgttgttgtttgtttatttatttggttgcgccaggtcttagttgcggctcacgggttccttagttgtggctcgctggctccttagttgcagcacgtgtgtgggctccttagttgcggcatgcatgtgggatctagttccctggccagggatcgaacccaggctccccgcattgggagcgtggagtcttaacccctgtgccaccagggaagtctcagtgggggttgttttaagccaataagtttgtggtattttgttacagcacaATAGGTCACTCATGTCagaatttacatatattatggcatttaatcctcaccataacTCTATAAGGGGGAGTTCTGTTATTATAGTCACTTTGCAGACtaggaaactgagacatggagAGGTTAATAACTCTCCCAGGGCCACATAGATAGTGTGTGAAGGGACAGAGATGCGCTTTGCACTCTGAcaggctggctccagagcccaccccCTTAACCCTGGAAAGCACCCCAAGGAAGGAGAGACTGAGTGACTGATGGTGGGACTCTGGGAAGCCTGGCTGGCCACCAGCGGCCTCTCAAGTtaccccctgcccctcctctgccagACACGAGAGGCTGGTCCCAGCCCACTCCCATTGTACGTGGTAATAAGGATGCCCGCTCCACCCATGTGGCACTTGCCAGCCTGCGTGGGCTTTCATTGCACAGACACACCACAGGGCTCAGATGCCAAAGGAACATGTGCCTCTCCACCTGTGGGTGATTCTGGACTCCCACCGTTAGTTCTATCACTTTCACCTTTTTACTTCCCTCTGACTCTCACTTCAAGCATATACCCTTAGAACGGCAGAGGATTCGAATCATGGGCGCATAGGGAGTTTCAGGGCCCGAGAGATGACCCCTCGTGCATTTGCCAGGTTCCTCCCCGGCCTCAggccctccatccttccctcatGTCAGGAACTACCTTCTGGGAGAGGCTGCATCACAGGGCACTTTCCAAGGCCACTGCAGTCTCCCTGACAAGGCTACACACCCCTCCCCAGTAAAACatctgttttctattctttgttgGGAGCAACTTGTGCTTGAAGCCCGGGGCAATGGGGCAAAGTGGGGGGTGGCCTTTTGCTGGGCTGTGCTCTGTGTCCCAAACCAACTGTACTCATTAAGCCCACAGCTCTCACTTATTTTACTATTAGAGAATAACTAGTGTGGCTTTGTATTTGCTCAGCCCAAAAGACCTCTGTCCTCCCCTCCTTTCATCCAAATCTCCCTTCACATCACCCCATGAGGTtattcttaaaaacaacaacaaagctcTTGGAAAATCAAGATATTATTTACATGtaataaaattcactcattttaagtgCACAGATTGATGAATGCCGGGAAATGTATACGTGTGACCTGCAGTCAGGAGGGTGAATGTTTCTGCACCAGAAAAAGCTTCCTTGTGCCCTTGTTTAGTCAGTCTCCCCCAGCTGCAGCCCAGGAAGCCACTGGTctattttctgtcactatagttttgccttttctagaatctTGTAAGAATAGAATCCTAGTATGTAGTCTTTGGTGTTTGACTcttttcatttagcatgttttgaGGTCCCTCCATGTTATCGCACATATTAGTAATTTAGTCCATCTGACTGCTGAGTAGTGTCCTGGAGTACGGATATACCGCACTTTGTTCATCCATCCACCAGTTGATGGATACTTGGATTGCTGGCAGCGTGGGCCTCTTAGGAGTAAAGCTGCCGTGAAcatattttcactttctcttgggtaaattcctaggagtggaatgtgTGTGTTGTCAGATAACTTGATAAGCACGGTCTTACGTATGTATGATTTAACTTTATGAGATACTTCCATAGATTTTCCCAAAGCgattgtaccattttgcattcccaccagcagcctATGAGTGTTTCAGTTCCTCCACGTTCTCACCAAAGCTCGATATTCTCGTTCTTTGTAAATTTTAGCCATTTAGTGAGTGGACAGTGGCATTTCGttacaatttgcatttctctgatgactggtgatgttgaacatctttacatAGGCTTGTCATTTGTGTATCTTAttttgtgaagtatctgttcagtATTTTACCCATTTTGTATTAGGTTGTTTGTCTTAATGAATTGTAagcgttctttatatattctggatataagcccTTTCCAGGTCTATGTTTAGGAAAAAATGTTCTCCCAGTCTCTCCTGGgcttaccctttttttttttttttttgcggtacgcgggcctctcactgttgcggcctctcccattgcggagcacaggctctggacgcgcaggctcagcgcccatggctcacgggcccagccgctccgcggcacgtgggatctcccggaccggggcacgtgggatctcccggaccggggcacgaacctgtgtcccctgcattggcaggcggactcccaaccactgcgccaccagggaagccctggacttacTCTTGATAAGAGATAGAGGCATGGGGTAGGAAGATCCCTGGAGCTGTGCTGCTTCCTAGCTGTTCCTCCTTGAGTAAATCCCTGGCCCtctgtgagcttcagtttcttcatcaatcAGATGGGAACAAAAAACCTACCCTGCTATCCCCAAGTGTTGTTAGGGGCCCTAGGAAGAATTATGACtatgaaagcattttgtaaactcCTCAGACTTATACATAGGTTAACAGTATTGTCAAGTTGCTTGTTAGAGGCCCTCACAGAGCCCCCAGACCAGTGGGGGCAACCAAAAAGTAAATGATGATTACAGGGCTGAGTGGAACATGTCCCATCAGGAGAGGTGGCAGCGCTTCCCAGGAGCACAGCAGGGGCCCTGCTCTTGTTCTGAAGGAGGGTTACAGGACGGCtgaagcagaaggaacagcatgtgcagagTTTTGTGGCCCAGCCCAGCTTATGCCTGGTGGATGCTGGTGCTTTGCAGAGAGCCCCAGTGCCACTGGGAGCCCCATAACATCCAGTGACATGGTTCTTATTTCCAGGATCACCCCGAGGTGGCTGAGGCTGGAGTTGGGTGTCCCTTTGCAGGTGTTGGCTGCGCCTTCAAGGTAAGCATCTGAGTGTGAGAGAGGAGATCTGTATACTACAGTCTCAGACCTTCCCATCAGCCCCTCCGGGATGTTCCCACAACATCAAGCTACGCCTCTGGATGTACCTTACATGACTTTTCCGAGCAACAAATTCACTAGTAAATCATCTTTGTACTCAGGGGAGTTCTTCTTAATGTCTCACCTGGGCATTTGTAGCATCACAAAAATGACCACCGCCCGCACCCCCAAAAaccccctttgcctctctccaTGGTCCTGAATCATCACTGCACTCAAGGGCATGGCAGAATTGttgctctggaggctgggatggACACAGCTCATCATGGCTATGTCTCATGCCAGGGTCCTTCTCCGAATCCCTCTTGCTGTACACTTCCCTTGGCCAGGTGAATGGATATGACTTCCCTTGGCAACCTTTGGTGGCAGGACTCTCCACTGCTCCCtggtcctccctccccctctgttTTCACTGATCAGCCCCACTCTCTTGGCAGGGGGGCCCAAAGTTCATGCAGGAGCATGAGGTCACCTCCCAGGCTACCCACCTGAACCTGCTGTTAGGGTTCATGAAACAGTGGAAGACCCAGCTGGGCTCTGGCCTGGGGTCTGGACCCGTGGCCCTGGAGCGGAATCTGTCAGACCTGCAGCTGCAGGGGGCTGTGGAGGCAGCTGGGGACCTAGAGGTGGACTGCTACCGGGCCCCCTGCTCCGAGAGCCAGGAGGAGCTGGCCCTGCAGCACTTCATGAAGGAGAAGCTCCTGACTGAGCTGGAGGGGAAGCTGTGCGTGTTTGAGAACATTGTCGCCGTCCTCAACAAGGAGGTGGAGGCCTCCCACCTGGCCCTGGCCGCCTCCATCCACCAGAGCCGGCTGGGCCGTGAGCACATCCTGAGCTTGGAACGGAGGGTGAGCATGGGAGGCACGTTTACCCTCAAGGCAGCTCAGGGccgccccccaccgccccgccACCCCATCTTGTCTCCAGAGCAGAGGACCAGCCTTCCTGCTAAGCATTCTCCCTGTGCAGACCAGTCACTCCTCCTTCAAAAGTATCTCTCCTGCATCCCACAGCCTTCTAGGAAGAGGACAGAGTCAGAAGTTATAGTCAAGGTCAAACTCCCCCGTCCAGtgcttcctttcctttgcttAAACTTCTGCAATAGACTATCCCCACCCCAAGCATCTCATTCCACAGCTGGACATTTTGCACCGCTAGAAAGTTCTCCCTCGTACTTAACTAAAATCAGCCTCCTGTGTCTTCCCTGCCCCTCGGGGCCCCCAAAACATCTGACTTCTAGCCCCCATGGAAGCCCTTCAGAGATGAGCAGTCAGTAATAATATCCTGAGTGTTTCCTTTTATAGGCTAAACACCCCCAGTGCCTTCACCACTTCATCAGAGCACATCGTTTCATGCTGTCCTCATATGTGCTGGCTTAGCCTCTAAAGGATTCCACACACTCAGAGTGGTGGTGTCAAACCACCAGATAATCCACTTATCTGACAGTTCTTGGTTGCACCAGACTGTCCCCTCCTTTGTTCCAGAGTTTATACTTTTCTTAATATAACCAGTCACAATGTTAATGTTGCTTTTTGGGGGGGCAGCAACATTACTTCACCATCTCATGTTGAGTTAGGCCTGGATTTTCGTTCCAGGTCCACCATTAATTTGCTGTATAGATCTGGGCAAATCACAGGACTGCAGCTTTCCCATCCGTAAAATTagggcttcagttttctttaagGACACTCACTTCCATTCCTGACTTCCCTACCTGAGTACACCCAAGAAAAAATTTGTATTCTTTCAAATGTCAGTGGAGGATCCTACCAGAAGAGCCAGGCACTGGGTTTGGGTGGCGAAGTAAAGGATTTATTTATGTAACTCTTGCCCCAGTTGGAAGGTGATGGCCTCCCCGAGGGCAGTGACTGTGTCTTCAGTTCATTAACGAATTTCCTGGCTCTACtcttacgtgccaggcactgtgcaaggcaTGGACACAGATAAAATGAGCATGGGCCCAGCCGTTGATAGGGGAGACCGTCTATCCTGTTGGAAAGGCAGAAAAATGTATCTCAGATGGTTGTAAAGCCTCTATAAGATCGAAGATGAAAGAGAGATACCAGCTGAGCTAGGGCAGTGGATGTTTTGCAGAGGAAGAACTCTGTGAGCCAGGTTCCTGACGGACGAACAGGAGTTGGCCAGTGgacaaggaagggaaaggaatccCAGGCAGGAGGGACGGCATGTACAAAGGCAGATGCACGTGGCTGAGGGAGGCAAGGAAAGCAAATTCGGGGGCAGCTCTGTCTCTACATCCCACTGTCCCCATCCCACCGCCAAGCTGGATTCTGGTGCCCCTGGCTGAATGGGCTTTCCCCGCCCCAGGTGATGGAGCTGCAGCAGACCCTGGCCCAGAAAGACCAGGCCCTGGGCAAGCTGGAGCAGAGCTTCCGCCTCATGGAAGAGGCCTCCTACGACGGCACGTTCCTATGGAAGGTCACCAGTGTCACCAGGCGGTGCCATGAGTCAGCCTGCGGCAGGACTGTCAGCCTCTTCTCCCCAGGTAAGGCCTCCCCGGGGGCACAGACACCAGCTGGGGGaggcgggcgggggtgggggttcCGCTCTGACAGGCGGGCTGCGTCCAGTTAGACCAGTGTCCATTCGGGCCCCCAGCCCTACCAGGCCCGCGGAGGTAGTAGGCCCCTCCCCGCTCAGCCGCGTGGATCAGGGGCTGTTTGCACCAGGCATGCCTCCCTGGACATCCGTCACGGTCTGCAACTAGGAATAAAATGATCTACGTTGCGTGGATAGCGGTAGTGAATGAGAGTGCGCTGTGAACCAAAGTTTGTGTAGATGCGAGGGAAGCCCAGGGTGACTTTCACAGGTAAATACCATGGGGCCCCGCCCTCAGAGACCCCGTGGTCTGAAATAAGACAAGTGGAGAACTCTGTGTACCACTGTGGGGAGCACGTGATTGAGTATTGTGTACACTGGGGCAGTTCTTAGTCGTTTCTGGGGCCCCTGGGCCTGGCACGATGTCTTGCATGAAGTAGGCAGTTACTCGGTTGTTGTTTCTCCTAATTAACTGATAGCTGTCTGTGTAATAACGTGTATATTTGTGCTCAGACCTGTGTGCTTTTCCCCTGGCCTCACTCGCGTGCCTCTAAGTAAACGGGTGGGTCGTTAAGGAGGATTTCTGCCGATGGCAGTTTTAACCACCACTCACATCTGCTCCAGCCCCGTGCTTTTCCTGGCCATCTGCTCCTCTGACACACCCAAGGTCAACAGTGCTGGGATTCAGAGGGGCATGGGAGCTTGCCCCACACCACAGAGCAGGCTGGGTCCCAAAGCCAGCCCCCTTTCCTCAGGAACAGGGACAGCCCCTTCAGGGGGTGGCCTCGCCTCCTACACGTAAGCTTTTTTGTCCTGGCTTCTTTCCAGAGAGGGAAAAAGCAAGCAGTGTCTCTGGCTTCCTGTTCTACCAAAACACAAGGGGCACAGATGAGTCAGACTGTCAGCCTGTCCCTCCTCCACTCCTTCCCGCATACCCTCCACACCCTGTCCCCGCTCAGCCCCTCCCAGAAGGGCCCTCATGGTGAAGGCTACTGGAACCCACACTCAGATGGCTCTTTCAGCTGCCCAGGGAGAGAGCCCACAGGCCCCCGTGCCTAATGACCAGGTGATGATTCATCCCGGGGGCCTTTGCCCGCGGTGGCCGGCAGCACTGTGATTCACCGCactctctcccagcctccaggagaCCCCAACCGCTTGGCCTAGGGCAGCGGAAAGAAGTCCGTGTTGGGAGGTAGGAGGCCTGGCCCCTAATTCTGTCTCTGCCCCCAGTACACTGTGACACTGTGGCCAGCCACTTCCCCTTGCTGGGCTTGGGTTCCCGACTACAAAATGCAGGTTGGTTAAATCAGAAGTGTGATCCCAGGGCCAGCAGCATCTCTATCCCCTGTTAGAAATGCCAGTTCTCAGTCCTCACCCCAGCACTACTGAGTCAGAAGCTCCAGGGGCAATCTGTGATTCTGATGGCCTTTGACAGCCACCAGCCCAGATGATCTCCAAGATTTGATGCTCTATAACGGAGAAGAATGCTGAGCTCCATCcccagatttcatttttattttattttattttttttggctgcattgggtcttcgttgcggtgtgcgggcctttcattgcggtggcttctcttgttgcggaacatgggctctaggcacacaggcttcagtagttgtggtgcgcgggctcagttgttgtggcttgcgggctttagagcgcaggctcagtagttgtggcgcacgggcttagttgctctgcggcatgtggagtcttcccggaccagggctcaaacccgtgtcccctgcgttggcgggcagattcttaaccaccgcgccaccagggaagtcctgattttgTAGTTTTGAGCCATGACCTGGGCATGCCTAACTGTcagtcccagtttcctcatctgcaaagcccAGCACTCTCCAGCTGCCTCGGCGCTGACTCTGGCTTCCTCATTTCAGCTTTCTACACTGCCAAGTACGGATACAAGTTGTGCCTGCGGCTCTACCTGAATGGGGACGGGACGGGGAAGAGGACCCACCTGTCCCTCTTCATCGTGATCATGAGAGGGGAGTATGATGCCCTGTTGCCGTGGCCTTTCCGGAACAAGGTATGGGCCTGGGGGacagtgggggtgggatggaggaaACCTGGGTCCTGATCCTGATTTAGCCATGAACTCGCCTGTGTGACCTCGGCAGATCCTCTGCCCTCCGTGCTGTCAGTTTTCCCTCATAAAACAAGAGCCTGAGTTCACATCTAGTAGCCGAGGCTCTTTGCTGCATTCTGAGTCTAGGAGCTAAAGTGTTTGGACCAGCGACCCTGGAAGACGTGTAGAGATGAAGTTCACGTTGGGGGTGAATAAGGAAAACTTCTTGGAGGAGGTCCTGTGGGGCTGGCCTGAACTGACGGCATTCTcaggaaaaggggaggaggagcAGATCCTCTGCACAGCTTTTAGAATGGCCCAAGTCCCAAGCGGGGATGTGGTGCCACGGGAGCTCTCCCTCgctgctggtgggactgtaagACGGTGCAGCCACCGTGGAAGATAGTTTGgcggtttcttacaaaattaaacatactcttaccatgtgacccagaaatCACACTCCTGGATGTTTACCCAAATGCgttgaaaacttacgtccacacaaaacCCCTGCAGACAGATACTTACAGCGACTTTATTCATAAtcgccaaaacttggaagcagccaagatgtccttcagtaggtgaacagaTAAATGAGCTCTGGTAAATctagacagtggaatattattcagtgctgtAAAGAAATAagctaccaagccatgaaaagatgcgGAGGAAGCTTAAAGgcatattactgagtgaaagaagcccatctgaaaaAGCtagatactgtatgattacaattatatgacattctggaaaaggcaaaactgtggagatagtaagaagatcagtggttgccaggatttcatggaggggaggagagatgaaTGGGTGGAacgcagaggatttttagggcagtgtaAATACTCTgaatgatattataatgataagTACATTTGTCCAAACGCATAGAATGTACAACGCGAAGAATGAACCTTAAACCGGGGACTTTGGGTGAACATGGTGCGTCAACATAGGTTCATCATCTGTAGCAAATGTACCGCTTTGGTGGGGATGTTGACAGTGTAGGAGGTCGTGTGGGGACATGTACTCGGAAATCTCTGTGTTTTCCATTCAATTTTGCCGTGCACCTAAAattgctctgaaaaataaagtttgttaaAAACGCTTAAAAGGGCCGCCGGAGGTGGGAGTGTGGCAGGGATTCCCCACGGGTGGACGGCGGCAGCAAGGGAGTAGGGG
The Phocoena sinus isolate mPhoSin1 chromosome 6, mPhoSin1.pri, whole genome shotgun sequence DNA segment above includes these coding regions:
- the TRAF1 gene encoding TNF receptor-associated factor 1 produces the protein MASGSASSRHPAPDENEFPFGCPPTVCQDPPEPRPLCCAVCLSENVRNGDDRICPKCKGDDTPSERPGSLLSQEQDHPEVAEAGVGCPFAGVGCAFKGGPKFMQEHEVTSQATHLNLLLGFMKQWKTQLGSGLGSGPVALERNLSDLQLQGAVEAAGDLEVDCYRAPCSESQEELALQHFMKEKLLTELEGKLCVFENIVAVLNKEVEASHLALAASIHQSRLGREHILSLERRVMELQQTLAQKDQALGKLEQSFRLMEEASYDGTFLWKVTSVTRRCHESACGRTVSLFSPAFYTAKYGYKLCLRLYLNGDGTGKRTHLSLFIVIMRGEYDALLPWPFRNKVTFMLLDQNNREHAIDAFRPDLNSASFQRPQSETNVASGCPLFFPLNKLQSPKHAYVKDDTMFLKCIVETDA